A section of the Hypomesus transpacificus isolate Combined female chromosome 1, fHypTra1, whole genome shotgun sequence genome encodes:
- the dusp1 gene encoding dual specificity protein phosphatase 1 isoform X1, translating to MFLDFDFSARRPTMVIMEVPSIDSASLRGLLDEDDSACLVLDCRSFFSFNSSHIPGSANVRFSTIVRRRARGGLGLEHIVPNEDLRNRLLTGEYQSVVFVDDRSLDFGQVKKDGTLMLAVTALCRDPCGASIFFLKGGFDTFSSEFPEMCTKPSPPQGLSLPLSASRPESAGTGCSPCSTPLYDQGGPVEILPFLYLGSAYHASRKDMLDMLGITALINVSANCPNHFEDSFLYKSIPVEDNHKADISSWFNEAIEFIDSVRNKGGRVFVHCQAGISRSATICLAYLMRTNRVKLDEAFEFVKQRRSIISPNFSFMGQLLQFESQVLATSSCSSEAGSPAISKSSTVFNFPVSIPVHSTAGPLSFLHSPITTSPSC from the exons ATGTttttggattttgacttttcaGCACGCCGCCCTACTATGGTGATTATGGAAGTGCCCAGCATCGACAGTGCGTCCCTCCGTGGCTTGTTGGACGAGGACGATTCCGCTTGCCTTGTTCTGGACTGTCGCTCATTCTTCTCTTTTAATTCCTCTCACATCCCCGGGTCTGCCAATGTGCGATTCAGTACTATAGTGCGccggagagcgagagggggctTGGGACTTGAACACATTGTTCCTAACGAGGACCTCAGGAACAGACTCCTGACAGGAGAGTATCAATCAGTGGTGTTCGTCGATGACCGTAGTTTGGACTTCGGCCAAGTGAAAAAAGATGGGACCCTGATGCTCGCAGTGACAGCTTTATGTCGTGATCCATGCGGTGCCAGTATATTCTTTCTTAAAG GTGGCTTTGACACGTTTTCGTCGGAGTTTCCAGAGATGTGCACCAAACCATCCCCGCCACAGGGTCTGAGTCTGCCCCTGAGCGCTAGTCGACCCGAGAGCGCGGGCACGGGCTGCAGTCCATGCAGCACACCGCTCTACGACCAG GGTGGTCCAGTTGAGATCCTGCCCTTTTTATATCTTGGAAGTGCCTACCATGCATCTAGAAAAGACATGTTGGATATGCTAGGGATCACAGCACTCATCAACGTCTCGGCCAACTGCCCAAACCACTTTGAGGACTCTTTCTTGTACAAAAGTATTCCAGTTGAGGACAACCACAAAGCAGATATCAGCTCCTGGTTCAACGAAGCTATCGAGTTTATTG aCTCGGTGAGGAACAAAGGCGGACGAGTTTTCGTTCACTGTCAGGCCGGCATCTCCCGCTCCGCCACAATATGCCTAGCCTACCTCATGCGCACCAACCGTGTGAAGCTGGACGAGGCCTTCGAGTTTGTCAAGCAGCGGCGCAGCATCATCTCCCCCAACTTTAGCTTCATGGGACAGCTGCTGCAGTTTGAGTCCCAGGTCCTGGCCACCTCCAGTTGCTCCTCCGAGGCTGGCAGCCCAGCCATCAGCAAGAGCAGCACTGTCTTTAACTTCCCCGTCTCCATCCCCGTGCACTCCACGGCCGGGCCACTCTCCTTCCTGCACAGTCCCATCACCACCTCCCCCAGCTGCTGA
- the dusp1 gene encoding dual specificity protein phosphatase 1 isoform X2, which yields MVIMEVPSIDSASLRGLLDEDDSACLVLDCRSFFSFNSSHIPGSANVRFSTIVRRRARGGLGLEHIVPNEDLRNRLLTGEYQSVVFVDDRSLDFGQVKKDGTLMLAVTALCRDPCGASIFFLKGGFDTFSSEFPEMCTKPSPPQGLSLPLSASRPESAGTGCSPCSTPLYDQGGPVEILPFLYLGSAYHASRKDMLDMLGITALINVSANCPNHFEDSFLYKSIPVEDNHKADISSWFNEAIEFIDSVRNKGGRVFVHCQAGISRSATICLAYLMRTNRVKLDEAFEFVKQRRSIISPNFSFMGQLLQFESQVLATSSCSSEAGSPAISKSSTVFNFPVSIPVHSTAGPLSFLHSPITTSPSC from the exons ATGGTGATTATGGAAGTGCCCAGCATCGACAGTGCGTCCCTCCGTGGCTTGTTGGACGAGGACGATTCCGCTTGCCTTGTTCTGGACTGTCGCTCATTCTTCTCTTTTAATTCCTCTCACATCCCCGGGTCTGCCAATGTGCGATTCAGTACTATAGTGCGccggagagcgagagggggctTGGGACTTGAACACATTGTTCCTAACGAGGACCTCAGGAACAGACTCCTGACAGGAGAGTATCAATCAGTGGTGTTCGTCGATGACCGTAGTTTGGACTTCGGCCAAGTGAAAAAAGATGGGACCCTGATGCTCGCAGTGACAGCTTTATGTCGTGATCCATGCGGTGCCAGTATATTCTTTCTTAAAG GTGGCTTTGACACGTTTTCGTCGGAGTTTCCAGAGATGTGCACCAAACCATCCCCGCCACAGGGTCTGAGTCTGCCCCTGAGCGCTAGTCGACCCGAGAGCGCGGGCACGGGCTGCAGTCCATGCAGCACACCGCTCTACGACCAG GGTGGTCCAGTTGAGATCCTGCCCTTTTTATATCTTGGAAGTGCCTACCATGCATCTAGAAAAGACATGTTGGATATGCTAGGGATCACAGCACTCATCAACGTCTCGGCCAACTGCCCAAACCACTTTGAGGACTCTTTCTTGTACAAAAGTATTCCAGTTGAGGACAACCACAAAGCAGATATCAGCTCCTGGTTCAACGAAGCTATCGAGTTTATTG aCTCGGTGAGGAACAAAGGCGGACGAGTTTTCGTTCACTGTCAGGCCGGCATCTCCCGCTCCGCCACAATATGCCTAGCCTACCTCATGCGCACCAACCGTGTGAAGCTGGACGAGGCCTTCGAGTTTGTCAAGCAGCGGCGCAGCATCATCTCCCCCAACTTTAGCTTCATGGGACAGCTGCTGCAGTTTGAGTCCCAGGTCCTGGCCACCTCCAGTTGCTCCTCCGAGGCTGGCAGCCCAGCCATCAGCAAGAGCAGCACTGTCTTTAACTTCCCCGTCTCCATCCCCGTGCACTCCACGGCCGGGCCACTCTCCTTCCTGCACAGTCCCATCACCACCTCCCCCAGCTGCTGA
- the LOC124467414 gene encoding uncharacterized protein LOC124467414, producing MAHIVHNCAKHAGDMLNIDIESVVNKIFSHFSVSAKRTEELKAVFAFVEEDYHAVRRHVPTRWLSLWPAVQRLHNSWAAIKSYFLSLGESECPKVLWKLLKSDQDGEGHPIELQAYLAFLNNILKVFHDVVLLLEGQDGTICELYDIMQTLKTKLNQRQIDSFFGMETSAIVQQFPDQKAASIKEDMSNFYQTALNYLEKWYDFNDTNYQKKVACLSLKNSFTFTQLSDAVEALHIGGKLDMDELYEEYCVTLPRQPEIVQRRAPVVEKWSTFLKSTKTPNLTAVASFVFSIPITNASVERVFSLMTAAWTDQRNRCSVELIKSEIQVKTNFEYSCKEFYSYALKQKALLEAASSSKKYKAKKII from the coding sequence ATGGCCCACATAGTGCACAACTGTGCAAAGCATGCTGGAGACATGCTGAACATTGACATTGAATCTGTAGTCAACAAAATATTCAGCCACTTTTCAGTCTCAGCAAAGCGCACAGAGGAATTAAAAGCAGTGTTCGCCTTTGTGGAGGAAGACTATCATGCTGTACGGCGACATGTACCAACAAGGTGGTTAAGTCTGTGGCCTGCTGTCCAGAGGCTACATAACAGCTGGGCAGCTATCAAGAGCTACTTCTTGTcgctgggagagagtgagtgcccAAAAGTACTGTGGAAGCTCTTAAAATCAGATCAGGATGGTGAGGGGCATCCCATTGAGCTGCAGGCCTACCTGGCTTTCCTCAACAACATACTCAAGGTGTTCCATGACGTTGTGCTGCTGTTGGAGGGACAGGATGGGACCATCTGTGAGCTCTATGACATCATGCAGACCCTCAAGACCAAGCTCAATCAGCGACAGATCGATTCCTTCTTTGGAATGGAGACCAGTGCGATTGTCCAACAGTTTCCGGACCAAAAGGCAGCATCAATCAAAGAGGATATGTCCAACTTCTACCAGACAGCACTCAACTACCTGGAAAAATGGTATGACTTCAACGACACCAACTATCAGAAGAAAGTTGCCTGCTTGTCACTGAAGAACAGCTTTACATTCACCCAGCTCAGTGATGCCGTGGAGGCCCTACATATAGGGGGGAAACTGGACATGGACGAACTCTACGAGGAGTACTGTGTGACTCTGCCACGCCAGCCGGAAATTGTGCAGAGAAGAGCTCCTGTTGTGGAGAAGTGGTCGACCTTTCTCAAAAGCACGAAGACACCAAACCTGACTGCAGTTGCCTCCTTTGTCTTCAGCATCCCAATAACCAACGCATCTGTAGAGAGAGTGTTTTCCCtgatgactgcagcctggaccgaCCAGAGGAACCGTTGCTCTGTGGAGCTCATCAAGAGTGAAATTCAAGTCAAGACCAACTTTGAATACAGTTGTAAGGAATTCTACAGTTATGCACTTAAGCAGAAAGCCTTATTAGAAGCTGCAAGCTCAAGCAAGAAGTATAAAGCCAAGAAGATCATCTAA